TCAAATGTTGCTCTGACGTGCCGATGAACGTGTGGATACGCTTGCGTTTGGCAGGTTTCAGCGCTTCGGCGCAGGTGTCTATGTCCGCGTCTATGGCGCGGGCCAGCCCGGCTATCACCGGCCCCTCGATGGACTTGGCGATCTTCTTGACCGACTCAAAATCGCCAGGTGACGACCGGGGGAACCCCGCTTCGATAACGTCCACGTTCAGCCTGGCCAGTTGGGCGGCCAGCGCCATTTTCTCTTCTATGGTCATGGAAAACCCCGGCGCCTGTTCACCATCGCGCAGGGTTGTGTCGAATATGATTATGCTGTCTTTCGCAGGTCTTGCCATTGCGTTCCTATCCTTATATTTATCCTGCCGCCCGGCCCCGGGCATTAGCCCCGAGTGGCTGGCTGAACACGGAATACGACCGTTATATTAAAGTAAAACAGACGGTTTGTTAAATGTGAATGTATTATGCGCCTTGGGGCGCAAGAAGGGTAAGGAGCGACAGGCGGTTAAAGCTAGACTTTGAAAACAGGTTCATGAAGAATAATTTATCACCCATTATCCGGCGCGCGCAACTTTTTTCGCTAAACGGCCCTCATGGGAACGCAAGCTTCATCAAACCCTCCACCTGCTCTTCAATGCGCGTTTTCACGGCGGGATCCAGCTTTTTGAGCCACCTTGATGGTATGGAGTCCAGGCCGTAAAACGCCCCGGCCATCTGCCCCGCCAGGGCGGCGTTGGTATCCGCATCGCCCCCAAGGTTCACAACGCCGATAAGGCAGGATTCAAAATCTGTGGTATTGAAAAAATAGTTTAGCGCCACCCTTACGGTATGGACAATGTAACCGCTGGTGTCGGCTGTCTTGAACTTTTTCAGGTCAAACTCCGGGTAAAGCGTAACCCAGCCCCGCGCCAGCGTGTGGAGCGGAGCCGACTGGCCTTTTAAAATGGCCTGCCGGGTGATGTCCCCCAGCAGAAGGCAACCCACGTCCGACTGGGGATTGTTATGGGTGATGGTGGCCTGTGTGATGGTCCATTCGCGGAAAAGCCCGTCATCGTTCAAAGTGGCGATGGCCACCGGCAGGTTCCGCATGGCGGCCCCGTTCCCGGCGGACTGGTCTGAAGCCTCGGCCACGGTGGAGCCGTTTACTATATATCGCTGGATGCCCCGCCGCACCGTTCCGCCGATGTCCACCGGCTTTGAGCGCATCCATCCCACAAAAGCGTCGGCAACGGATTTGGCGTCCATCCCGCGGCGGGCCAGCAACGCGGCGCCTAGCGCCAGGGCCATCTCGGTGTCATCGGTGACCTTGCCCGGCTTGAGGCGCAACCAGCCGCCGCCAGTTATCTCTTTATGGATTCCGAAGGCCGACTGCACCTCCCTGGGCGTCATAAACTCGGTGGTGGCCCCAAGGGCGTCCCCCACCGCAAGCCCCAAGTAAGACGCCAGCGCCCTGCGGCGGACGTCTTCCCGAGTCATCGCCGTCAGGCCGCCAGGCCCGGCTTGAACGAATGGCAACCTTTCGCGCAGACCCTGGAGCATGCCTGGCAACCGATGCAAAGGCCATCGTTGGCTATGGTCATCACCATGGCGCCCTCGTCCTCGTAATCGTCCTCTTCCAACCCCAAAGACGCCCTGTCCACCAGGGTGAAAACCCCCTGCCCGCACACCTTGTAGCACCGGCCGCAACCTATGCAATCGGCGATGCTCATTTCGGTGAGGTACTGGGGAACGTAGCTTTCCCCGTTCTTTCTGTACGCGACGTTTGCGCTCATGGAAACCTCCAAATACTTATGCTGTCAGTCGCCGTCTTCTTCATCGAACCTGTCGAACCGCGACGGGTCGCTGGTTTGCGTTATCTTCCTTAGCCACGGCGGGGTGGGTCCGGAAAGAGCTGTCTTGACCATGTCCAATATGCCCGTTATAGAACGCTCGTCCCGCGCCACCATGGGCAGTATCTTCCTGTTGGTAAGCCGGGCCGCCGCGGAGCCGCCGATGGCCTCGCTGTAAACGATGTGGCATCCGGCCAGGGCGTCTATCTTGCCGGACAGTTTGTCGTCGTTTCCCCGCTCGTCCAGCTCGCCGCCATCGAAGGTTATCTTGCCGGCCTTTGATGTCCCGTCCGCCGAAACGTCGTATAAAAGGAAATCCCGCGCCCACCCGAAATGGTCGTTCACGCTCACTCCATCTTTGGTGGCGAACGCCACGCGAATAGCCCCCTGCCTGGGGCTTTCAACCGCCAGTTTCGCTATCACCTTCATGGTCACCTCCCCAATTCTTCCGTGGCATGCAGACTGGCCCGCAGAGGCGACATCCATGGCTCCGTATGCCCAGCGCCCGCCACAAACGCGTTGGCCAACTCCATATAAAGCCCGGCGGCGCCCCGGTAACCCATGCGGACGGTTTGCGGCTCACCGAGTTTGTCATATACCGGCATCCCGCTACGGACAGCAGGCAAACCCATCTCCCCGGCCATCTCCGCCACATGGCTGTTACCGATTAGAATATCCACCGGCTCCTCTGTAAGCTTTTCCCTGAACTCCTCCAGATCCGTAGCGTCGCCGAAACCGGACTTGATGGATACGGCCGTGGCCACTTCCACCCCCATGGATTTGAGCGCCTGCGCCCACCGGGTCACGAATTCAGGGTCGCCCGCCACGCCAGCCCGTTTGCCGTGAAAATAGAACTGCGTGTCCAGCAGGGCGTCCATAAAATATTTTCTTTGCTTCCGGTAACGGCTGGGAACGGAAACCCTGAATATTTCAGAGAGCATTTTATGAAACCCGTCCAGCTCGTCTATGGTGGCAAGACTGTCGTAATGGGCGGCGGGCAGGCCGTTTTCTTTGGCGAATGATTCCGCCAGCGGCTTCATGGAGCTTCCAACGGATAGCGTCAGGGCGGAGTCGGCCAATGTTTCGATCTCTTCAACGGTCACCCCGCCTATGGAGCAGGGGGAAAAATCATCATCGGCCAGATAGCCGTTCAGGCTGTCGCCCAGGTCCGGGAATATTACGGGTCGCAAACCGGAATCTTCGATAATGTTCCTTATCTCCTCCACCTCGCCGGGGGTCACATAAGGCCCGGCGAACACGGCCACCTGCTTTTTGCGGGGCGATGTCCGGGGTTTGGCCAGCGTCTTTATCATGGCCTCACAGGCTTTCACGTAGCCGGTCTCCAGCGAGCCTTCGAAATCCGGCGCGCCCACAGCCACCAATGGCAAGCCAGGGTTGGCCTCCGCGAATGTTTTTGCGATGCGGTTTATGTCCGACCCGGAAGCTTCCGTGACCCCGGTGGTCAGCAACCCTATGAACCGCGCCTCTTTCTTTACGTTCTCCATGGCTTCCAGAGCGTTGCCGTCGCCGCCCATCACCACGGTGGTGTGGGTTAGCGCCGTGGTCTGAAACGGCATGGGCTCACGGAAATGCTGGATGAACAGGATTTTCGAGAAGGCCGTACATCCCTGCGCGCCGTGCCACATGGGGATGGAGCCTTTTACCCCCATGAACGCCAACGCCGCCCCGGCGGGCTGGGAGAGTTTTATGGGGTTGCCCGAATAATGTTTCATAGCGGGTCTCCGAAAGGCTCTGGCGTCCGCGCCATACGGAACGCAGGGGATTCTATGGCGCCAGCCACCGCCCCGGCCAACCGCACATGCCCGTCGTACCCGGTGAAAGGGATGTGCCGCTCCTGGTTCACATCCACGAATGGTATCCGGGCTTTCAGCGCCGTGTACTGGTTCCTGCCACCGGCCAGCAGGATGTCCGCCCCGTGACGTTTGAACACCTCCAGAAGCTTTCTTGGCGCCCCTTCGCTGATAAGCTCCGCCTCTTCGCCCATGAGGTTTTTTATCCGCGCTTTGTCTTCCTCTGTGGATTTTTTGGTGCCCGTGGCTACCACCTTCATGCCCAGTTCCTGCAAGGCGCCCACGATGGACCAGCTTTTCACGCCACCGGTATAAAGCAACGCTTTCTTGCCGGAGAGCCGTTCCCTGAGTTTTTCCAACCTGGGCGCTATGCGGGCCGTCTCCTCGACAGCCAGCGCTTCGGCGCGTTTTATCAAGCCCTCATCGCCTATGAGCCGGGCAATGGTAATTAGCGCCTCCGATGTGTTGCCGGAGCCGTAGAACGAACCCTCGAAATACGGGATGCCGTATTTCTCCTTCATCCTGCGGGCCACGTTCAGCAGGGCGCGGGAGCACACCATCATATTCACATTGGCCCTGTGCATCATGGCAACTTCATGGAACCGGGCGTCCCCCGAGAGGGAACAGATAAGGCGTATGTTGAGCCGGTCCAGAAGCGGCAGTATCCCCCAAAGCTCCCCGGCGATATTGAACTCGCCGATGAGGTTTACGTTAAATGGGTGATATGTTACCGGTTCCCTTGTTCCTATCACATTCTTCAGAAGGCTGTCCCCCGCCAGCCTGTTGCCGAAATTTTTTGTCCCCGTGAAACCGGGCGCGTCAACCGGGATTACCGGAACTCCAGCCTTGGCCGACACGGCCTTGCACAGCGCCTCCAGGTCATCGCCGATCATGGAGGTCACGCAGGTCTGGTAAACGAATATGGCGGGTGGGCTGTATTTGGCCGCGATCTCCCGCACGGCCTTATATAACTTCTTCTCGCCGCCGAAGACCACGTCGTTGTTGTTTAGATCCGTGGTGAATGCCATCCGGTTCATCCTGGGGCCGCTGGAGAGCGACCCCCGGTTGTTCCACGTGTTGCCCACGCACCCGATGGGCCCGTGGACCACATGGGCCGCGTCGGTGATGGGCGCCAAGGTTATCTGCGCGCCATCGAAGGAGCATCCGCCCGCCGCCTTTCCAGGGGTTGGGCGGGGGCAGGATGCGTCCTTTTTCCCGGCGTTGTGGGAACACGCGGGCTCTTTATAAAGCTCCCTGATGGTGGAGAGGTTCACCTCTACCTCACGAAGTCCAGGTTGAAATCGCCTGCCTTGTTGTCCACGTCGTCCAACAGCGTGTTCACGGTCCACTGCAGGATGTTGATTATCCCCTGATAGCCGAAGGTGGCGTACCTGTGCAGGTGGTGCCTGTCGAAAATCGGGAACCCAAGGCGTATCAACGGAACTTTCATCTCCCGCGCCAGGATTTTCCCGTGGGTGTTGCCCACCAGGAAATCCACCGGCTCTGCGATCATAAGGGACCTCAGGTGCCACAGGTCCGCTCCGTGATGGACTTTGGCGTTTTTGCCGAAATCGCTTCCTTCCAGCTTTTTCTGCAATGCCCGGCCCCAGCGTTTGGAGCCATTGGTGACCACTATGTGAGCGGGCTCGGCTCCCATTTCCATGTAGAAATCCACCAGCGCTTCCACGTAAGAGGGGTCGCCGTATATGGCGAACCGTTTGCCGTGGAGGTAATAGCCGGAATCGGTCATTGCGTCCAGCGCCCTGCCGCGCTCGGCCTCCAGCGCCTTGGGGACCGGTTTGCCGGTGATCTCGCTGACTTTCATCAGCCAGTTGTCCACGCCCGAAAGCCCCAGCGGCACTATGGATGCCTCGAAAGGCTGGCCCCAGTCATCCTTCATCAGTGTGGTCACGGATTTCTCCACGCTGTCCGGCAGAAGGGCGAAGGTGGCTTTGGCGTTGCGCGCCTGGGCCACTTCCTCTATGGTGGTGCCGCCGTAGTACATGTGGTACTCGCCGTCCTGCGGTGTGTCCAGCGTTTCGCTGTTGTCGCCGAGGATGATGTAGTCCACCCCCATCAGATCCAGGATCCTCCGGATCTCGCGGATGTTGCCCACGGTGAACCCGTCGAACCCGGGGATGATGTTTATCTTCCCGTTGTCTTTCTCGGTGGCCTTCACGTTCTGGGCCAGATGGAACAGCATCCCGCGCATCATGTTGTCGTAACCGGTAACATGGCTACCCACGAAAGACGGCGTGTGCGCGAAGGGGATGGGCAGGCCGTCCGGAACCGCCCCTTCCTTGCGAGAGTTCTTGATGAACGCGTTGAGGTCGTCCCCGATGACTTCCGCCATGCAAGTGGTGGAGACGGCCATTATCTTGGGTTTGTAAAGGGCGTAGGCGTTTTTCAACCCCTCTATCATGTTCTTCTGGCCGCCGAACACCGCCGCGTCTTCCGTCATGGAGTCTGACACGGCCGCGAAGGGCTCCTTGAAATGCCGGATGAAATGAGAGCGGAAATAGGCCGCGCATCCCTGGGAGCCGTGGACGTAAGGCATGCACCCGTCGAACCCCACCGCCGCCAGCAACGCCCCCAAAGGCTGGCACGCCTTGGCAGGGTTTATGGTGAGGGCTTTCCTGTCGAAATTCTTCTTCAGGTAATCTTCGGAGCAGGTGTAGGCCCTCGTCTCCGCCAGTTTCTCCGGCGATGCGCCTTTCTCGAACTCTTTCTTCTTATCACGGGATACCTGGTACTCTTCCAGGTGGAAAAGCTCGTTGTGGTCCCGGACTTTCAGCTGTTCTGTCATGTTACGTCTCCTAGGCCTTGCCCTTCCAGGGCGGCGTTATCATCTTGTAAGCTGGCGCGTTCACCGCCATGTCCATGTCCCTGGCGAACACGCCGAAACCGTCGTATCCGTGATAGGGGCCCGAATAATCCCACGAGTGCATCTGGCGGAAAGGCACGCCCATTTTCTGGAACGTGTACTTCTCCTTGATGCCCGAGCCCACGAGGTCCGGCTTGAGCTTCTCCACGAATTTCTCGAACTCGTAGTTGGTCACGTCGTCGTATATGAGGGTGGCGTTCTTGGCCTCCTTTATGGTGCGGTCATAATCGTCGTTATGGCCGAACTCGTAACCGGCGCCGATAACCTCCATCCCCAAATCCTCGTATGCGCCTATCACGTGGCGCGGGCGAAGGCCGCCAACATAGAGCATCACTTTCTTGCCTTCCAGCCGGGGCCGGTATTGGCCTATCACCGCTTCCATCAGGGGCTTGTGCCTGGCTATCACCTTCTCGGCGTTGGCCTGGATCTTCGCGTCGAACCGGGCGGCGATGGCGCGGATGGACGCCTCTATCTTGGAGGGGCCGAAGAAGTTATATTCCATCCACGGAATGCCGTACTTCTCCTCCATGGTCCGGCAGATGTAGTTCATGGACCGGTAACAATGAAGGAGATTGAGTTTCGACTTGTGGACCGTCTGCATCTCATTAAGCGTGGCGTCTCCACTCCACTGGCCGATGACCCGAAGGCCCATCTCCTCCAGTATCAGCCTGCTGGCCCACGCGTCGCCGCCGATGTTGTAATCCCCCAGCAGGGTCACGTCGTAATCGGTGGTAACGTCCGGCTCGGCCTTGCCCAGGATGTGGTCCCGCACCGAATCGTTGGCTATGTGATGCCCCAGCGACTGGGAGACGCCCCGGAACCCCTCGCACCGGACCGGCACGATGGGCATGTTAAGCTCCACACTCATCCGCTTGGCCACGGCCTCTATGTCGTCGCCGATGAGCCCCACCGGACATTCGCTCATTATCGAGATGCCTTTGGCCAGGGGGAACATCTCCACAATCTCGCGCATCATCTGCTCGAGTTTTTTATCACCGCCGAAAACGATGTCCCTCTCCTGGAAATCGCTGGTTATCTGGAACACCACGAAATTGTCTATCCCGTACTCGCCCGATGAGTAGTTCCTGCGGGTGCCCCAGCTGTACTGGCCGCACCCGATGGGGCCGTGGGATATGTGCACCATGTCCTTGACAGGCCCCCACACCACCCCCTTGGATCCGGCGTAAGCGCACCCTCGGATGGTCATCACGCCCGGCAACGATTTGCGGTTGGCGGACACGCAGGAGCTGGCCGTATCCATGCTCTGGTCGTTAACGTAAAGGTGCTTCTCGCGGTCGGCCCGGGCCGCCTCGGGATACGCCGCCAGCACTTCGGTGATTATCTTCTGGCCGCTCTCAATGGTAAGCGGATTTGACATGTCATACTCCGTAGATGATTGTTGCTTTGTGACGCGGCCCGTTTTACGCCGGCGCGCCCGCCTCTTCCGCCGCGGTTTTGCCGATTATGGAGGTGTCCTCTTCCTCCAGGATGCCGTAGGTCATCAGCAACTCTTCCAGGTCGTCCATGGTGAGCGGGGTTGGCACCACCAGCTTCTTGTTCTCCACAACCTTCCTGGCCAGGGTGCGGTATTCATCGGCCTGTTTGCACTTGGGGTCGTACTCTATAACCGTCATCCTGCGAAGCTCCGCCCTCTGCACAATATTGTCGCGGGGGAGGAAATGGATCATCTGGCTACCAAGCCTTTCAGCCAGGGCGCTTATCAGCTCGTCCTCCCGGTCGGTGTTCCTGCTGTTGCAGATAAGCCCGCCCAGCCGCACCCCGCCGGAGTTTGCGTATTTGAGGATGCCCTTGGCGATGTTGTTGGCCGCGTACATGGCCATCATCTCGCCGGACACCACTATGTATATCTCCTGGGCCTTGTTCTCGCGGATGGGCATGGCGAACCCTCCGCACACCACGTCGCCGAGAACGTCGTAGAACACGAAATCCAGGTCGTCGGTGTAGGCGCCCTCTTCCTCAAGGAAGTTGATGGCGGTGATAACACCCCGGCCCGCGCAACCCACGCCCGGCTCCGGCCCGCCGGCCTCGGCGCAACGCACGCCGCCGAAACCCTCCATCATCACGTCCTCCAGCTCCAGGTCCTCCACGGATCCGGCCTTGGCGGCCAGCTCCATAACTGTGTTTTGCGCTTTGGAGTGAAGGATGAGACGGGTGGAATCCGCTTTGGGGTCGCAACCCACTATCATTACTTTCTTTCCCATTTCGGCAAGGGCGGCCACCATGTTCTGCGTGGTGGTGGATTTGCCTATCCCGCCTTTTCCGTATGTGGCGCACTGTCTCATATGTCTCACTCCTTCACGGTTTGGTTTCGTCGTATTGCCTGCCGGAACCCGATTCAATCGGCTTCGGTCAGGCACAACCGGCCATAAAGCAGACGCCGTGCCATTTGCTACGGTCTTTCGCCGGTGTATAAGCAACAGCCTGAATTAATGCGCCAATAAGCCACTGGCTGGATATTTTGCGCACCGGCGTACGGCAGTGGTTTGTAGGATTCTTGTCGAGTACCCTACAAAAGCGCCCCTCGCCGTCATCACCGCTTTTTTGGGTATGACTAAAAAATAGGCCCCTCCACAGGGGTGGCGCCCGTTTTGTGCGCATGGATTTTACGCAAATCCCTTCTACTGCCGCGTCTATGCCGTTTAGAAGAATGGCGCCCAAGTTGCTTTATGTATTTGTGGACATATATGTAATCAAGCCAACAAGGTTGTATGAGTTTGAAAGAAGCACTGGCTGATATGGAGACGGCGGAGGATTTCTTCTGTTATCTATCCGTCCCTTTCGACCCCGACAGGCTCAACGTCACCCGGACTCTTGTGCTTCGCCGGTTCCGGGAATACCTGGGCCAGATAGATGCATGCCATGGCGACGCCCCCGATGAAAAGAAACGGGAGTGGTACGCCGAAGCCCTGGCCAGGGCTTATGAGGACTTTGATAAATCGGTAACGCCGGAAAGCCGCAAATATCTTTACGCCCAGACCGGCGCGAAAACCTGCGCCTGCCATGGCTCCTGCTCCCAGATTCAGTCCCAGCCTGTGGAGATGGGGGATTTCAACAAATGAGCGTGGCGAAATTCCAGGTGGGCGATTGCGCCCGGCTTTTATACGACATCGTCAGCGACGGCACCGTTTACGGCATGAGACGCGGAGAGCTTATCCAGCGCGCCGGGGCCGTGGGCTATGTGAAACGCCAGGGCTGGTTCCTGGATAGCCTGGTGTACGACATTCATTTCATGGATGGCGACAAAATCATTGGGTGCCGGGAGCATGAGCTTCAGGAGGGGTTGAAGCCGTGGGCTCCCCCATTGTTCGCAAAGGGCGAGTTGGTGAAATCACCCCTAGGGCTTACTAAAAACGGTGTAGAGATGGCTCCGGCGGGCGCCACCGGGACCATTCGCGCGGTGCGGCACATGGAACCGCACGGGTACGTTTACGAAGTCCTGTTCGATAAAGCGGCGCCCGGGCTTTTGGTGGTGTCCGGAAGCCAGTTGGAAAATACCGGAACCAGGGTTTAACGAGGCTGTTTCATGGCTGACCGGGCGTTGGCTTACTTCAGGGGCGCTCCTGTTTGCGCCCGCCATGTCCGATACCAGCTGTATCTGGCTGGCGAATCCGGCATGCCTGCGGCAATCCGCCAGTTCGCCATTCAGAGCGGGATTTTAACGCTGGCGGGGGAATTAGGCATCGAAGTTGACGAAACCGGGGTGATGGCGAGGCTATCGGAGATGAGGGCCGGAGTTGAGATAGACATACTGCTT
This DNA window, taken from Nitrospinota bacterium, encodes the following:
- the draG gene encoding ADP-ribosyl-[dinitrogen reductase] hydrolase; this encodes MTREDVRRRALASYLGLAVGDALGATTEFMTPREVQSAFGIHKEITGGGWLRLKPGKVTDDTEMALALGAALLARRGMDAKSVADAFVGWMRSKPVDIGGTVRRGIQRYIVNGSTVAEASDQSAGNGAAMRNLPVAIATLNDDGLFREWTITQATITHNNPQSDVGCLLLGDITRQAILKGQSAPLHTLARGWVTLYPEFDLKKFKTADTSGYIVHTVRVALNYFFNTTDFESCLIGVVNLGGDADTNAALAGQMAGAFYGLDSIPSRWLKKLDPAVKTRIEEQVEGLMKLAFP
- the fdxB gene encoding ferredoxin III, nif-specific; this translates as MSANVAYRKNGESYVPQYLTEMSIADCIGCGRCYKVCGQGVFTLVDRASLGLEEDDYEDEGAMVMTIANDGLCIGCQACSRVCAKGCHSFKPGLAA
- the nifX gene encoding nitrogen fixation protein NifX produces the protein MRVAFATKDGVSVNDHFGWARDFLLYDVSADGTSKAGKITFDGGELDERGNDDKLSGKIDALAGCHIVYSEAIGGSAAARLTNRKILPMVARDERSITGILDMVKTALSGPTPPWLRKITQTSDPSRFDRFDEEDGD
- the nifN gene encoding nitrogenase iron-molybdenum cofactor biosynthesis protein NifN, which encodes MKHYSGNPIKLSQPAGAALAFMGVKGSIPMWHGAQGCTAFSKILFIQHFREPMPFQTTALTHTTVVMGGDGNALEAMENVKKEARFIGLLTTGVTEASGSDINRIAKTFAEANPGLPLVAVGAPDFEGSLETGYVKACEAMIKTLAKPRTSPRKKQVAVFAGPYVTPGEVEEIRNIIEDSGLRPVIFPDLGDSLNGYLADDDFSPCSIGGVTVEEIETLADSALTLSVGSSMKPLAESFAKENGLPAAHYDSLATIDELDGFHKMLSEIFRVSVPSRYRKQRKYFMDALLDTQFYFHGKRAGVAGDPEFVTRWAQALKSMGVEVATAVSIKSGFGDATDLEEFREKLTEEPVDILIGNSHVAEMAGEMGLPAVRSGMPVYDKLGEPQTVRMGYRGAAGLYMELANAFVAGAGHTEPWMSPLRASLHATEELGR
- the nifE gene encoding nitrogenase iron-molybdenum cofactor biosynthesis protein NifE; translation: MNLSTIRELYKEPACSHNAGKKDASCPRPTPGKAAGGCSFDGAQITLAPITDAAHVVHGPIGCVGNTWNNRGSLSSGPRMNRMAFTTDLNNNDVVFGGEKKLYKAVREIAAKYSPPAIFVYQTCVTSMIGDDLEALCKAVSAKAGVPVIPVDAPGFTGTKNFGNRLAGDSLLKNVIGTREPVTYHPFNVNLIGEFNIAGELWGILPLLDRLNIRLICSLSGDARFHEVAMMHRANVNMMVCSRALLNVARRMKEKYGIPYFEGSFYGSGNTSEALITIARLIGDEGLIKRAEALAVEETARIAPRLEKLRERLSGKKALLYTGGVKSWSIVGALQELGMKVVATGTKKSTEEDKARIKNLMGEEAELISEGAPRKLLEVFKRHGADILLAGGRNQYTALKARIPFVDVNQERHIPFTGYDGHVRLAGAVAGAIESPAFRMARTPEPFGDPL
- the nifK gene encoding nitrogenase molybdenum-iron protein subunit beta, producing MTEQLKVRDHNELFHLEEYQVSRDKKKEFEKGASPEKLAETRAYTCSEDYLKKNFDRKALTINPAKACQPLGALLAAVGFDGCMPYVHGSQGCAAYFRSHFIRHFKEPFAAVSDSMTEDAAVFGGQKNMIEGLKNAYALYKPKIMAVSTTCMAEVIGDDLNAFIKNSRKEGAVPDGLPIPFAHTPSFVGSHVTGYDNMMRGMLFHLAQNVKATEKDNGKINIIPGFDGFTVGNIREIRRILDLMGVDYIILGDNSETLDTPQDGEYHMYYGGTTIEEVAQARNAKATFALLPDSVEKSVTTLMKDDWGQPFEASIVPLGLSGVDNWLMKVSEITGKPVPKALEAERGRALDAMTDSGYYLHGKRFAIYGDPSYVEALVDFYMEMGAEPAHIVVTNGSKRWGRALQKKLEGSDFGKNAKVHHGADLWHLRSLMIAEPVDFLVGNTHGKILAREMKVPLIRLGFPIFDRHHLHRYATFGYQGIINILQWTVNTLLDDVDNKAGDFNLDFVR
- the nifD gene encoding nitrogenase molybdenum-iron protein alpha chain; protein product: MSNPLTIESGQKIITEVLAAYPEAARADREKHLYVNDQSMDTASSCVSANRKSLPGVMTIRGCAYAGSKGVVWGPVKDMVHISHGPIGCGQYSWGTRRNYSSGEYGIDNFVVFQITSDFQERDIVFGGDKKLEQMMREIVEMFPLAKGISIMSECPVGLIGDDIEAVAKRMSVELNMPIVPVRCEGFRGVSQSLGHHIANDSVRDHILGKAEPDVTTDYDVTLLGDYNIGGDAWASRLILEEMGLRVIGQWSGDATLNEMQTVHKSKLNLLHCYRSMNYICRTMEEKYGIPWMEYNFFGPSKIEASIRAIAARFDAKIQANAEKVIARHKPLMEAVIGQYRPRLEGKKVMLYVGGLRPRHVIGAYEDLGMEVIGAGYEFGHNDDYDRTIKEAKNATLIYDDVTNYEFEKFVEKLKPDLVGSGIKEKYTFQKMGVPFRQMHSWDYSGPYHGYDGFGVFARDMDMAVNAPAYKMITPPWKGKA
- the nifH gene encoding nitrogenase iron protein is translated as MRQCATYGKGGIGKSTTTQNMVAALAEMGKKVMIVGCDPKADSTRLILHSKAQNTVMELAAKAGSVEDLELEDVMMEGFGGVRCAEAGGPEPGVGCAGRGVITAINFLEEEGAYTDDLDFVFYDVLGDVVCGGFAMPIRENKAQEIYIVVSGEMMAMYAANNIAKGILKYANSGGVRLGGLICNSRNTDREDELISALAERLGSQMIHFLPRDNIVQRAELRRMTVIEYDPKCKQADEYRTLARKVVENKKLVVPTPLTMDDLEELLMTYGILEEEDTSIIGKTAAEEAGAPA
- a CDS encoding nitrogen fixation protein NifZ; translation: MSVAKFQVGDCARLLYDIVSDGTVYGMRRGELIQRAGAVGYVKRQGWFLDSLVYDIHFMDGDKIIGCREHELQEGLKPWAPPLFAKGELVKSPLGLTKNGVEMAPAGATGTIRAVRHMEPHGYVYEVLFDKAAPGLLVVSGSQLENTGTRV